The sequence TTTAACAAAAGATGGGTATAAAGTATCTCCATTTAAATCTCAAAATATGGCACTTAACTCTTTTGTTACAAGACAGGGGCTAGAGATGGGAAGAGCTCAAGTGGTACAAGCCTATGCCTGTGGAATAGAACCAGAAGTATATATGAACCCTATACTTCTAAAGCCTACCACAGATAGAAAGATTCAAGTGATAGTAAATGGTAAATCTATTGGGAATATGAGTGGAATAGAGTATGGGAAATTTAAAACCTCTTTAAAGCCAGAGATAATGAAATCATATAATTATATCAGAGAAAACTATGATATATCAATAATAGAGGGAGCAGGGAGTCCTGTTGAGATAAATATTAAGGGAGAGGATATTGCCAATATGAAGATGGCAGAGATGGCTAATGCTCCTGTGATACTTGTAGCTGATATAGATAGGGGTGGAGTTTTTGCTTCTATATATGGGACTATTATGCTTATGGTTCCAGAGGAGAGAGCAAGAGTAAAAGGAGTAATTATAAATAAGTTTAGAGGAGATGTAAATATATTAAAACCTGGACTTAAAGAGATAGAAGAATTGACAGGAGTTCCTGTAATAGGAGTAATGCCTTATAGTAATATAGATATAGAAGATGAAGACAGTGTAACAGAGAGATTTAAGAAAATGAAAAATAGAAAGGGAATAAATATCTCTGTAATCAAATTAAAACATATATCTAACTTTACTGATATAGATGCACTAGGAATAGTAGAAGATGTAAATATAAAATATATTACTTCTGCTGATGAGTTAGGAGATGAAGATATTATAATTATCCCTGGAACTAAAAACACCATAGATGACTTAAAAGAGATAAAGGATAATGGAATAGCTACTGAAATAATAAAAGCTTCTAAGGCTGGAAAAATTATAATAGGTATTTGTGGTGGATTTCAAATGAT is a genomic window of Fusobacterium mortiferum ATCC 9817 containing:
- a CDS encoding cobyric acid synthase, which translates into the protein MKHRNIMVVGTSSGAGKSMIVTGLCRTLTKDGYKVSPFKSQNMALNSFVTRQGLEMGRAQVVQAYACGIEPEVYMNPILLKPTTDRKIQVIVNGKSIGNMSGIEYGKFKTSLKPEIMKSYNYIRENYDISIIEGAGSPVEINIKGEDIANMKMAEMANAPVILVADIDRGGVFASIYGTIMLMVPEERARVKGVIINKFRGDVNILKPGLKEIEELTGVPVIGVMPYSNIDIEDEDSVTERFKKMKNRKGINISVIKLKHISNFTDIDALGIVEDVNIKYITSADELGDEDIIIIPGTKNTIDDLKEIKDNGIATEIIKASKAGKIIIGICGGFQMMGEKIKDPYGIESEIKEIPGLSLLELETVMEREKNTLQYKGRLINTSGLLEGLEGEKIKGYEIHQGVTLGEERKVTADERVVAVVKGENIFGTYLHGIFDNEKVTRHILNKVREKKGMELQAQGISFDEYREKELDKLEEIFRENIEMEKIYKILGE